The genomic window TGAGATATCTTGGGTGTCTTTTCTCAAGAAAATTAAAACTCATTTGGCTCCCAACACGAATTAGTATATGTGCTCTCGCAATCCGGATAATATTTTTGTGTCGCAGCTTGGTAAAATCATCTCAACATACTAACATAGCATAGGCATAGGCAACTGAGTTACATGATTTTTTTGTGTCGCAGCTTGGTAAAATCATCTCAACCACGTCCGAACATAAAAACGGACATATACCGGAGACATTTGCTCGTCAGCTTTGGATATGCCCCATGGGATTTAGTCCTCGCATGTTGCGCTTCGCtagcgaaggaggtggagggaaaCGTATGAGATGAGGGATTTGGACTTGCTAATATTTCAGTCGGTGTTTTAGGCCCCAATCTTCCTCGAGTTCACCCGTGAGGACATATTAGACGAAGCTCCAACATAGATTCTTACCGACTCAGGGCAGCTAGGTTAGGGTTTCTAGCTGTGCTTGCGTGATGATGAAATTTGGTGTCTGATTCTTCACATTGATCCAAGGGTCCAATGGCGACAACTGCGGCTCTGGGACGCTGGTCCTTAAGGAGTAGGGACACATACACGAAGTCTTCCTGGCTGTCATGAACAAGAAGTGATGGAGCCAAGGGGTAGAGGAGGGGCCAGCCCCCCATCCATTGATCGATACTTGCAAACGGTATACACAGCCAGCGATAAATTAAAGGTTCGGGCATAGTTGCCCCCCCTATCTCAACGTGTACACACATTAAAATAGGCCGACAGCAAAAGCCCACCACCGTCCAAATTACAAAGAAGCCTCCGATTAGTAACCGCTACCTCTACTGCATGATTAGTGTCTAGGTGGGTGAGATCAgcgcatctacaaccggacccctCAAACCCGTCTCAAACACCCGGTCACGATTTTTTGACCCGGGCGGGCCTCTTAAACGGCCCTCAAACGCCCGGGTTGaccggcaccccccatatccaTCCCAAATATGGGGCAGATATGGGGCGCATGGGCGCGCCCAGGACACCAGCCACGTCGGACCCGACAGCCCGATCCTACTCCTAGTTGCACCAAATTCACcaaacccttcctcctcctccagTCGCCCTCCAACCATTCCCGCGCCCGGACCCTCGCCGGCCTCCACCCTTGCTCCCAATCCTCACCTCCAGTCCTGATCCACCACCGGAGATGTCGTCCAGCCCAAGCCACACCACTGCGACGGAGATGCATTCCGCCTCGTCTGTGGGAGGCGTGGTGTCGGCGGCGGCGACTTCAAGGCAGAGAATGTCGCCCGCAAGTTGCGGTGACGCCGAcagcgagagagggaggcggcaGCATCGCAGGGAGGTTCGAACATGGTGGAGCAGCTGTCTCCTTTTCCTCGCCCGGATCCCCGCACCCCTTCCCTCTGAGCGCCTACGGGGATTACGTTGTCCGCCCCCTTTGGGACATAAGATGATCCAAGCGCCGACTGGTCCATTCCGGAGAGTTTTCTGCCCACGCAGATGTCGGCGGTTGACGTGTGTGACTCGCTGCAGCTTGTTCGGGCGTGGATGAGCACGGGCTCCGACAGTGCCCGGGCTACCCTCAACATGTTCGACGGAATGACCGAACAAGAGTCGGTACGTTTTCTTTACTCTTGCCCGATCGTATTTTAGCATAAACCACTAGTTCATTTGCTCATGATGAATGCTTGCAAATTTGAATCATGTAGGAGGCGGTCTTGTCGAACATGATCAATGACAATGAAGAACCGACCGAAATGGAGTATGAATTGGAGGCCACCAGCGCATTTGTAGTTGGGACAACATTCGATCCCAATtcgagcaagaagaagaaaaagaccaagacGCCGTAGGCAAGAGGTCCGGCATTCTCAAGGTTTTAGGACATCTAGTTGGTCAAAGCTTGGTTGGCTACAACAATGGATCCAATACGCGACACCGAGCAAAAGGGGAACACCTATTGGATGAAGATTTGGAAGGAGTATCACGAGCAAAAGGAGTATGTGGATCCTCATCCTATCGGGACCACTCGCAATGTGGCATCTCTCCAACATTGTTGGGGGATCATTCAAGGGGAAGTGAACAAGTACATCGGCTACTACTCACTAGTGACCAAACACTCTCAAAGTGGGTTGGGAATCACAACTCACGTAAGCTCGATTGCCTCATCTTGTCGTCTATTGCATATGCTTCTTGTGTTTGCATTCTTGTGCTCATGCATATGTTGTTTGCTAGAGGCTGTGGCAGCCACTATGTATCACGAGTTGGAGAAGAAGCCATTTGCTTTTAGCCATTGTTGGGTATATTAAATGGCAAAGTGGAACCAAGTTGTGGCCGACCTCAAGTCCGGCAAGAAGAGGAATGATGGCTGAAGCTCCAACCAATCAATTGGGTTGGACGATGAAGAGGACAATGTTGTCGTGGAGAATGGAAAAGCCATCGTGCCAAAGGACAACCGCCAAGTCAtgggaaacaagtgggagaaggcaCGTGCCGCCCGTGATGCCGCGGCTACCAAAATATCGTCAACATGGACATGCATTTTTTCTGTGAGGGAgagcaagaaggaggagaggtacaagctcatgttggATGCGCAAAAGGAAAGGATGGAATGGGGCCGGAAGAAGGCGAACAAGAAGTTGGAAATTCAGAGGGAGAAGATCGAGTTGGAGAAGCAAGAAACGACGATCAAATGGGAGATCGAGAAGGCCAAGACATTTGGCGACatagagcttgagaaggagagATTGCAATTCGCACGGGATACGGATGCAAGGATCATGTTGGCAGACGAGACCCTCTATGATGAGCATTTAAAGAAGTGGCTTGTGGACAAGAAGATGTAGATCAAAGACCGTAGGAAGTacgaggcggcgagggcggctaCGGCCTGGATGTAGGCGGAGGAGGCAGCCCGAATGCAAGCGGAGCAGGCAGCCCGGATGCAGCCAGAGCAGGCAGCCCGGATTCATGCGGAGCAGCACGACCATGACGCATTCCGCTCGGAGCACGCGCCCAGACAGTGATCCGAGGTCATCCGTCACGCTCGGACATTGATTTCATTTTGCTATGTCCggtttgttgaactatgatttgctttgctttgtttAGAACTTGGGCATTCGAACAGTTTGTATTGTATGATCGACATGCATGTATTGCATGGATTTGAGGATCAGAATTTGTAGTATGTGGATGTGCAGCGCAACATTTGAGGGTGTCCAGTCAGTGCATGCGGAcgtgtccgcgggcgtttgaggggctgGATTTGcaagtccgactgtagatgctctttgGTGCCGCCGCCACCAAAGTGtgcccttgccgccgccgccgctcatctGCCTCTGATCTCCATGCTTTGCCCTTCACGATGTGATTCATGCTATGAGGCAGCGACACAACCTACTTcattgcttcatccatagcaggtTAACACATCATACTATACTAATCTCTCTCAATTCTCGTCTCTTGTATCAGTGTTCAAATCACACATCatattttatttgttttgttttgtaatTCGAGATGTTATCAAGAATTCATGTCTTGTATGTTCAAACTATACATCagattttatttcttttgttttgtgATTTGAGATGCTATCAAGAATCCAAATCTTGTATGTGTCCTAGAAATGCTCATGATGCAAATTATGTTGTACGAGTTCCTATTTGTGATGCAAAACATTCCTATGTTGACCTATACAATAATTCTGAAATTGAAATTCCTCAGCAATGAAGAGGAAAGGCGTTGTCAAACACCATCAAAATTAATTTGTTTTTCAAGCCGGTTACTTCTAAAATTATAATTTCTCAACTATGAAGAGAAAAAACGCTACCAAACACTATTAACATTAATTCATTTTCTAAATCGGTTACTTTGTATTGTTGACATACTGAAATTCTTTATAAATATCTTTTGTATTGGATTTTTCTATGTACTACCCCGTTCGGAATTATGTANNNNNNNNNNNNNNNNNNNNNNNNNNNNNNNNNNNNNNNNNNNNNNNNNNNNNNNNNNNNNNNNNNNNNNNNNNNNNNNNNNNNNNNNNNNNNNNNNNNNNNNNNNNNNNNNNNNNNNNNNNNNNNNNNNNNNNNNNNNNNNNNNNNNNNNNNNNNNNNNNNNNNNNNNNNNNNNNNNNNNNNNNNNNNNNNNNNNNNNNNNNNNNNNNNNNNNNNNNNNNNNNNNNNNNNNNNNNNNNNNNNNNNNNNNNNNNNNNNNNNNNNNNNNNNNNNNNNNNNNNNNNNNNNNNNNNNNNNNNNNNNNNNNNNNNNNNNNNNNNNNNNNNNNNNNNNNNNNNNNNNNNNNNNNNNNNNNNNNNNNNNNNNNNNNNNNNNNNNNNNNNNNNNNNNNNNNNNNNNNNNNNNNNNNNNNNNNNNNNNNNNNNNNNNNNNNNNNNNNNNNNNNNNNNNNNNNNNNNNNNNNNNNNNNNNNNNNNNNNNNNNNNNNNNNNNNNNNNNNNNNNNNNNNNNNNNNNNNNNNNNNNNNNNNNNNNNNNNNNNNNNNNNNNNNNNNNNNNNNNNNNNNNNNNNNNNNNNNNNNNNNNNNNNNNNNNNNNNNNNNNNNNNNNNNNNNNNNNNNNNNNNNNNNNNNNNNNNNNNNNNNNNNNNNNNNNNNNNNNNNNNNNNNNNNNNNNNNNNNNNCTGTGCAAGTTGCCACGAGAAGGGCACACACAAAAACCGTACGCACCCGGGCCGATCGATCCTGTGCTGCTCGCCTGTTCCATCGTCGGCTCGTCCCAGCATGGCCACACAACCCACGAACGGTCGTCTCCCCGCGCTCTATCTTCTCCGGCGCCACGTTGGCCCCCGGCTTATCTGGTCCAGTCGTGCGTCCGCCGCCTGTGATCCATTCCTCCCAaatcctcgagccacgccgcaacGTAATAACGTAGAACAGCTTCCGAAATCTTAAGCTCCGTAAGCCCCCCTCCTCGTCAGCGCCGGCCGGATTACACACCGGCATCCAACCAGCAGCAATGGAGACCGTCGCGGCTGCCGGCTACGCCCGCGGGGCCGCCACGCGCTCCCCGGCGTGCTGCGCCGCCATGTCCTTCTCGCAGTCCTACAGGCCCAAGGTGCGCAAGAGCTACATACACATGCTGCACGCGCCAAACAGTCGTCCTCCTTTTTCCTGATGCCTGACGGGTAATGTGGCGGCAGGCTGCCAGGCCGGCGACCTCGTTCTACGGCGAGTCGCTGCGGGCGAACACGGCGAGGACGTCGTTCCCGGCGGGGAGGCAGTCCAAGGCGGCGAGCCGGGCGGCGCTCACCACCCGGTGCGCGATCGGCGACAGCCTGGTGCGTGCCGTGCATCCATCACCAGTATACATGCTCTAGTCCCCTGCGCGTCGCCGGTGTCACGTGAGGCTTACGGTGTCTGTGCATATTTTGGGGGTTTTTGTGTGGTGACAGGAGGAGTTCTTGACCAAGGCGACGCCGGACAAGAACCTCATCAGGCTGCTGATCTGCATGGGGGAGGCGATGAGGACGATCGCCTTCAAGGTCAGGACGGCGTCCTGCGGCGGCACGGCCTGCGTCAACTCCTTCGGCGACGAGCAGCTCGCCGTCGACATGCTCGCCGACAAGCTCCTCTTCGAGGTGAGACGACCAAGAGCCAGCGCTTTCCATCCACGCACGCGTGCTGCACGCCTCGTCCCGTCACGGTTCCTCACCTCGCTTGTATATATGCAGGCGTTGGAGTACTCCCATGTCTGCAAGTACGCGTGCTCTGAGGAAGTCCCCGAGCTGCAGGACATGGGTGGCCCGGTCGAAGGTACTTACATAACCACACATCCATCTTGTCACGATAAACAATCAGCCAGGAATCAAAGCCCAAATCTCGATATGATGGTTAAGGAGGAAGACGATCACCTTATGTTTTAACCATGTTCTTAACACAGCGCGTGCCATTCCTATTCCTGAATATATAGTGGTACTGTAGTGTACTGGACAGAGTTCAGTGCCACACCACACCAGCAACACCACTGCTAGTCTGCTACTGAACAAAACACATGTCCCCTTTGTCACCTTCAGAGCACTATAGCAGTGGAACAACATATATCTGTACATGTTTGTAACCATGGTGTCCTCTTGGATTCTACTCATACGAACCATCCACTCACCAGCAGCTGCATGTACTGTAGCTACGTAGCTCATTTTAGCTGGCGTTTACGAGATGCAGAAATTTTGGCATTCTGAATTCTGATCGGCTCGGGTTTTCCGTCGCGTCTTACAGGTGGATTCAGTGTGGCGTTCGACCCCCTTGATGGTTCCAGCATTGTGGACACCAACTTCACCGTCGGAACCATCTTCGGTGTCTGGCCCGGCGATAAGCTGACGGGCGTCACCGGCGGTGACCAAGTTGCTGCTGCCATGGGCATCTACGGCCCTCGCACCACTTTCGTTGTTGCCCTCAAGGACTGCCCTGGGACGCACGAATTCCTTCTTCTCGACGAAGGTTCACTTTAGTTCCGAATCAAGTATTCAGTCCAACTTCTGTACACATGTAATGAATGGTATTGATCGAAGGTGTACAAATGCTGCAGGTAAATGGCAGCATGTCAAGGACACTACAACCATTGGAGAAGGGAAGATGTTCTCCCCTGGTAACTTGAGGGCCACATTTGATAACCCTGATTACGACAAGGTACAGTCACTGTTTGGTTTgttgcttctctgcacacctctaAATTGATGTGGGAGCAGTTCTAATCAGAATCTAACAAGTGGGAAATGTCCCTTTGCAGCTTGTCAACTACTATGTGAAGGAGAAGTACACGCTGCGTTACACCGGAGGCATGGTCCCTGATGTCAACCAGGTACATATATCAACAACTCTCTTCAGTTATTAttactagtcacattgcttgctcGCATCCTTAGAAGTTACAAGCCACCAACGCTGCCCTGAAAACATATGTACAGTAAGATGAACAGAAAGATCACCTGCATGGAACACtgaggccttctttggttcatagggttAAAAAACATAGGAAATGAGATGATatgcatctcaaatcctatgaatAGGAAGAGAAAAATACATGTCTTTTGCTTCACATCATATGATTTCTTGAGTCTaaactaatgtttattttcctgtGAAATTTGAAGGATAGGAAGATTCCTCCATAAGAATACAATTTTGTTCCTACAAACCGAAGGACTCTAAAGGATATTTTTTTTCTATAGAAATCCTATATCAAGTgaaattcctacaaaattcctccaaaccaaaacCAAAGGAGGACTGAAATGCCATGTCAGTGGTTCTTCAGTACGGGCGATATATCTCATCGATGATCAGGGCTAGCCCCTGTTCAGTCCAACTCCAACATTGAACAACGTGATGATCATCTGTCATGTCAGTTCCACTCCTACACCTTTGGCCACGCAGAGAGACAATCTTCCAGTCGAGGCAACGCAACTTTCTGAATTTGGCTGGGTGCTCCCGGTGAGTGCCACGAACTGTTGTTCCACCGCGCGCCCATGCGGTCGACCATCGAGCCTGTACCAGCGTCTGCTTTAAGCAAGGCCATGCTGTCGATCGACCGGCATGGCGCGTACTAGTGCACCAACCTTGCTTTGCTTCTGTGAACTCCCTACGTACACTCCATTGCATGTAGAGATCGAATTCTTTCATTTTAGCAGCGTCTGCACGCGTGAGAATAAATGGATGTTTGATGGTGCATGCAGATCATCGTGAAGGAGAAGGGCATCTTCACGAACGTGACGTCCCCGACGGCCAAGGCGAAGCTGCGGCTGCTGTTCGAGGTGGCGCCGCTGGGGTTCTTGATAGAGAAGGCCGGCGGGCACAGCAGCGACGGCAAGCAGTCGGTGCTGGACAAGGTGATCTCCGTCCTGGACGAGCGGACCCAGGTGGCCTACGGCTCCAAGAACGAGATAATCCGCTTCGAGGAGACCCTCTACGGCTCCTCCAGACTCGCCGCCAGCGCCACCGTCGGCGCCACCGCCTGATAATCGATCCATCTTCTTTTTTTACGCTTTTTTCAACCTGAAAAACA from Triticum aestivum cultivar Chinese Spring chromosome 3B, IWGSC CS RefSeq v2.1, whole genome shotgun sequence includes these protein-coding regions:
- the LOC123071437 gene encoding sedoheptulose-1,7-bisphosphatase, chloroplastic-like; this encodes METVAAAGYARGAATRSPACCAAMSFSQSYRPKAARPATSFYGESLRANTARTSFPAGRQSKAASRAALTTRCAIGDSLEEFLTKATPDKNLIRLLICMGEAMRTIAFKVRTASCGGTACVNSFGDEQLAVDMLADKLLFEALEYSHVCKYACSEEVPELQDMGGPVEGGFSVAFDPLDGSSIVDTNFTVGTIFGVWPGDKLTGVTGGDQVAAAMGIYGPRTTFVVALKDCPGTHEFLLLDEGKWQHVKDTTTIGEGKMFSPGNLRATFDNPDYDKLVNYYVKEKYTLRYTGGMVPDVNQIIVKEKGIFTNVTSPTAKAKLRLLFEVAPLGFLIEKAGGHSSDGKQSVLDKVISVLDERTQVAYGSKNEIIRFEETLYGSSRLAASATVGATA